In the genome of Mytilus edulis chromosome 3, xbMytEdul2.2, whole genome shotgun sequence, one region contains:
- the LOC139517741 gene encoding uncharacterized protein encodes MAKTTLFSAKACKNFWTSTWTEGQQEQEDEGRISQQRQTLSCHRTGASENHQGQVRQSSIDSTTLANTNMVSAIITSDQSTIIHPAEKQSLSTTGSETNSSNFKPPSGSFYLVRESLENKGLSTLTADIILQSWRQSTGKQYGTYFKRWMCFSNKRQTDPLDPSINTVLSFLSSLYDSGLSYSAINTAKSAISSICSVTSGIDIGKHKLVTRYMRGIFNARPSLPKYTETWDVNIVLDYLKTLPANEELTLLQLSQKLALLLMLLSAQRCQTVHLIKLNNITISNDNMKVFIVDLVKQSKPGKHIGPLEFNRHDDNKLCVIVAMEEYLKRTSKLRGQEKSLFISCVKPFKTVTKSTISRWIKHLLGKAGIDIKVYGTHSCRSASSSSAAAHGIPLNNILKTAGWSSAQTFYKFYFKPIQTQTLSDSLLENK; translated from the exons ATGGCAAAAACCACCCTATTTTCAGCCAAAGCATGCAAAAACTTCTGGACAAGTACATGGACAGAAGGGCAACAAGAACAAGAAGATGAAGGCCGGATTTCACAACAAAGACAAACGTTAAGT TGTCATAGGACAGGTGCTTCAGAAAATCATCAAGGACAAGTTAGACAAAGTAGTATTGATAGCACCACTTTGGCCAACACAAATATGGTTTCCGCAATTATTACATCAGATCAGTCAACAATCATACATCCTGCCGAAAAACAGTCTCTTTCTACCACAGGATCTGAAACGAATTCATCCAATTTCAAACCTCCGTCTGGGAGCTTTTATCTTGTCCGGGAAAGCTTGGAAAATAAAGGACTTTCAACACTCACTGCCGACATCATTTTACAATCTTGGAGGCAATCCACAGGAAAACAATATGGGACTTATTTCAAAAGATGGAtgtgtttttcaaataaaagacaaacTGATCCACTTGATCCATCTATAAACACTGTGCTGTCCTTCTTATCATCACTTTATGATAGTGGATTAAGTTACAGTGCAATCAACACTGCTAAATCAGCAATATCTTCAATTTGTTCTGTGACAAGTGGGATAGACATTGGGAAACATAAACTAGTAACTCGATATATGAGGGGAATTTTCAATGCTAGACCGTCTCTTCCCAAATATACAGAAACATGGGATGTAAATATAGTTTTAGATTATTTGAAAACATTACCTGCAAATGAGGAATTAACATTATTACAACTATCACAAAAGCTAGCATTATTGCTTATGCTGCTTAGTGCGCAACGCTGTCAAACTGTTCATTTGATAAAACTGAATAATATTACTATTTCTAATGACAACATGAAAGTGTTCATAGTAGACTTAGTTAAACAATCCAAACCAGGGAAGCACATTGGACCATTGGAATTTAATAGACATGATGATAATAAACTATGTGTTATTGTAGCAATGGAAGAATATTTGAAAAGAACTTCAAAACTCAGGGGACAGGAAAAATCCCTTTTCATTTCATGTGTTAAACCTTTTAAAACTGTAACAAAAAGTACAATATCACGTtggataaaacatttattaggaAAAGCAGGAATTGATATAAAAGTGTATGGGACACATAGCTGTCGATCAGCTTCATCGTCTAGCGCTGCAGCACATGGGATTCCATTAAACAATATACTGAAAACAGCCGGTTGGAGCTCAGCACaaactttttacaaattttattttaaacctaTTCAAACACAAACATTAAGTGATAGCTTATtggaaaacaaataa
- the LOC139515492 gene encoding surfeit locus protein 6 homolog produces MATAERGHTSEMDNSPRDEEMINAIKRRTREIYRVKTGKASETPQRPVQRDVDETGPSDIDNIGEGSTGNDLTMQALWDKISNMADVNKRQIESHTEIIANLAANMLTVQDAVTNKNVQKTKTNNNTQKDKADNEVNLINNNNQSDLSDNGLEDISDDDDDELNIDDIVDANDDAENKAFLDELEKMYEEPKKFGDSIDNQMAKLVDQAINKPIKNRNTNKVRGTVFSSRKL; encoded by the coding sequence ATGGCGACGGCCGAACGAGGCCACACGTCCGAGATGGACAATTCTCCTCGAGATGAGGAAATGATAAATGCAATAAAGAGAAGAACTCGTGAGATTTATCGAGTTAAAACTGGGAAAGCCAGCGAAACTCCACAAAGGCCTGTGCAACGAGATGTTGATGAAACAGGACCAAGTGATATTGACAATATTGGAGAGGGGTCAACCGGAAATGACCTTACAATGCAAGCATTGTGGGATAAAATATCTAACATGGCCGATGTAAACAAACGGCAGATAGAATCCCATACAGAGATTATTGCCAATTTGGCTGCCAATATGCTTACCGTGCAAGACGCGGTTACCAACAAAAATGTCCAGAAAacgaaaacaaacaataatacgCAAAAGGACAAAGCTGACAACGAGGTTAACCTCATAAATAATAACAATCAAAGTGATCTGTCAGATAATGGTCTGGAAGACATTTCCGACGATGACGATGATGAGTTAAACATCGATGATATTGTTGACGCAAATGACGATGCGGAGAATAAAGCTTTTCTAGATGAACTAGAGAAAATGTACGAAGAGCCTAAGAAATTTGGTGACAGTATAGATAATCAGATGGCTAAATTGGTAGATCAGGCTATAAATAAGCCAATAAAAAACAGAAACACTAACAAAGTTAGAGGAACAGTATTTAGTTCCAGAAAACTGTAA